In one Umezawaea sp. Da 62-37 genomic region, the following are encoded:
- a CDS encoding MerR family transcriptional regulator, translated as MSGTVRGVRIGELTRATGASARALRFYEDRGLLRAERAANGYRRYGEEAVARVRSIRYLLGFGLTLDDIAHFGCCLDGDLVTSAPDPRLVALVERRLAAMDQRITALSRVRDHLAAGLRTTTNPT; from the coding sequence GTGAGCGGTACCGTCCGGGGTGTGCGGATCGGCGAGTTGACGCGGGCCACCGGCGCTTCGGCCAGGGCGCTGCGCTTCTACGAGGACAGGGGTCTGCTGCGCGCCGAGCGCGCCGCGAACGGGTACCGGCGGTACGGCGAGGAGGCCGTGGCCAGGGTCCGGAGCATCCGCTACCTGCTCGGCTTCGGGCTCACGCTGGACGACATCGCGCACTTCGGGTGCTGCCTGGACGGCGACCTGGTCACGTCCGCTCCCGACCCCCGGCTGGTGGCGCTGGTGGAGCGTCGACTCGCCGCGATGGACCAGCGGATCACCGCTCTCAGCCGAGTCCGCGACCACCTGGCCGCCGGCCTGCGCACCACCACGAACCCGACCTGA
- a CDS encoding SDR family oxidoreductase has translation MTTFSGKAVVVTGGGTGIGRATARAFAEQGAGVLVVGRTAARLAETASGLPGIRALTADITHPGAPDLVVRTAIEEFGRIDVLVNNAAVVRSDTGPGHAEEMLVTNLLAPVRLTHAALAHLTAAAGVVVNVSTSVGQRGWPLPGGALYVALKTALESLTRSWAVQFARRGVRVAAVAPGPIATPIALHQGLSAEQVEAMKEVLVAHVPLGRIGTPEEVAFWITQLARPEAAYTTGVVIPVDGGAVVG, from the coding sequence ATGACGACCTTCAGCGGCAAGGCGGTGGTGGTGACCGGTGGCGGCACCGGCATCGGCAGGGCGACCGCGCGGGCGTTCGCCGAGCAGGGGGCGGGTGTCCTGGTCGTGGGGCGCACCGCGGCCCGCCTGGCGGAGACCGCGAGCGGCCTGCCGGGCATCCGCGCCCTCACCGCCGACATCACCCACCCCGGTGCGCCCGACCTGGTCGTGCGCACCGCGATCGAGGAGTTCGGCCGGATCGACGTGCTGGTGAACAACGCGGCCGTCGTGCGCTCGGACACCGGTCCGGGGCACGCGGAGGAGATGCTGGTGACCAACCTGCTCGCACCGGTGCGCCTCACCCACGCCGCGCTGGCCCACCTGACCGCCGCGGCGGGAGTGGTGGTCAACGTCAGCACGTCGGTGGGCCAGCGCGGCTGGCCGCTGCCCGGCGGCGCGCTCTACGTGGCGCTGAAGACCGCGCTGGAATCGCTCACCCGGAGCTGGGCCGTCCAGTTCGCGCGGCGCGGCGTCCGCGTGGCCGCCGTCGCGCCCGGTCCGATCGCGACCCCGATCGCCCTGCACCAGGGGCTGAGCGCCGAGCAGGTCGAGGCGATGAAGGAGGTGCTGGTCGCGCACGTCCCGCTCGGCCGGATCGGCACGCCGGAGGAGGTCGCCTTCTGGATCACCCAGCTGGCCCGTCCGGAAGCCGCCTACACCACCGGTGTCGTCATCCCCGTCGACGGCGGGGCGGTCGTCGGGTGA